Proteins from a genomic interval of Providencia stuartii:
- a CDS encoding LacI family DNA-binding transcriptional regulator, protein MASLKDVARLANVSLMTVSRAINNPELLKPETLKQVQQAIQTLNYVPDFSARKIRGKGSKISTVGVLALDTATTPYSVEVILSIEQTARQFGWSSFVVNITSNEDNERAVRQLLSQRPDGIIYTTMGLREVTIPEGLHKSHLVLANCIDPQNRFPAYIPDDYNGQYQAICRLIEKGYRKPLCLYIPQETVAGKTRREAVESAWRCAGLREESLKQYHLALGDEHYRDVIDLINRHCKQAKPDFDVVVCGNDRIAFLTYQVLLSKGLRIPEDVAVLGYDNMIGVGELFYPPLSTVVLPHYQLGQQAALHIIEQRKNNGTQYVSCDLLDRESL, encoded by the coding sequence ATGGCTTCTTTAAAAGATGTAGCTCGACTTGCTAATGTTTCACTAATGACCGTGTCAAGAGCTATCAATAATCCCGAGCTGCTGAAACCTGAGACGCTTAAGCAGGTGCAGCAAGCCATTCAAACATTAAATTATGTTCCTGATTTTTCGGCTAGAAAAATTCGAGGGAAAGGCTCGAAAATATCTACCGTGGGTGTTTTAGCGCTTGATACAGCGACGACACCATACTCAGTCGAGGTCATTCTTTCAATAGAACAGACAGCAAGGCAATTTGGCTGGAGTAGTTTTGTGGTTAACATCACATCAAATGAAGACAATGAACGAGCCGTAAGGCAATTATTGTCTCAGCGGCCGGATGGTATTATTTATACAACGATGGGATTACGTGAAGTCACTATTCCAGAAGGACTGCATAAAAGTCATTTAGTGCTGGCGAATTGCATCGACCCTCAAAATCGTTTTCCTGCCTATATTCCTGATGACTACAATGGTCAATATCAGGCGATATGTCGGCTGATTGAAAAAGGTTATAGAAAACCCCTTTGTTTATATATTCCGCAAGAAACAGTGGCAGGAAAAACGCGTAGAGAGGCTGTGGAGTCTGCATGGCGTTGTGCTGGTCTACGGGAGGAGTCCTTAAAGCAGTATCATTTAGCATTAGGGGATGAACACTATCGTGATGTGATTGATCTTATCAATCGACATTGCAAGCAAGCGAAACCTGATTTTGATGTGGTGGTTTGTGGTAATGACCGTATTGCTTTTTTAACTTATCAAGTTTTACTGAGTAAAGGGTTACGTATCCCAGAGGATGTTGCTGTATTAGGCTATGACAATATGATCGGTGTAGGAGAGCTATTTTATCCGCCATTAAGCACCGTTGTATTGCCGCATTATCAATTAGGGCAACAAGCCGCATTACATATTATTGAGCAAAGGAAAAATAATGGGACACAATATGTCTCTTGTGATTTACTCGATAGGGAATCTCTTTAA
- a CDS encoding aminoimidazole riboside kinase, with product MKVWSLGDAVVDLIPLHSMQYEACAGGAPVNVAAGVAKLGQPSGFIGRVGEDAFGHFMQKTLFDMGVDTRAMEFDEKYHTSTVLVSLQENGEREFSFLVSPSADQFLSHKNLPAFEKAILHFCSLALVHPVCRTSLTAAIEQLKQAGGLLSFDINIRPQMWSDPIEMHTRVDQFAYQADILKLSEEELLWLVDDLSLDNAIEKLKRYPARLKVITQGAKGCIVLTHNQQIGMSAFRVESVDTTGAGDAFMAGLLAAIAQAGLSDNEEYLMNIITQATACGALATTRKGAISAAPTQKELTLFINQQPPLHIREL from the coding sequence ATGAAAGTTTGGTCTTTAGGAGATGCAGTCGTTGATTTAATTCCTTTGCACAGTATGCAATATGAAGCTTGTGCTGGTGGCGCTCCTGTCAATGTTGCAGCGGGAGTTGCTAAGCTAGGACAGCCTAGCGGTTTTATTGGACGTGTTGGTGAAGATGCTTTTGGCCATTTTATGCAAAAGACGTTATTTGATATGGGGGTCGATACCCGTGCGATGGAATTTGATGAAAAATATCATACCAGCACCGTTTTAGTGTCTTTACAAGAAAATGGGGAACGTGAATTTTCTTTTTTAGTCTCGCCGTCGGCGGATCAGTTCTTAAGTCATAAAAATCTACCTGCATTTGAAAAAGCGATATTGCATTTTTGCTCATTGGCACTGGTGCATCCTGTGTGTCGCACTTCATTAACTGCGGCTATTGAGCAACTTAAACAAGCGGGGGGATTACTCAGTTTTGATATTAATATTCGTCCTCAAATGTGGTCAGATCCTATTGAAATGCATACAAGGGTCGACCAATTTGCTTATCAGGCGGATATACTGAAACTTTCAGAAGAAGAACTGTTGTGGTTGGTTGATGATCTTAGCTTAGATAATGCCATCGAGAAGCTTAAACGGTATCCTGCTCGTTTGAAAGTTATCACTCAGGGAGCCAAAGGCTGCATCGTTTTGACGCATAACCAACAAATAGGTATGAGTGCATTTCGGGTTGAAAGTGTTGATACCACAGGGGCGGGAGATGCATTTATGGCAGGACTGCTTGCAGCGATTGCTCAGGCTGGGTTAAGTGATAATGAGGAATATTTGATGAATATTATCACTCAAGCTACTGCTTGTGGGGCGCTAGCAACGACGCGTAAGGGGGCAATAAGTGCGGCGCCAACGCAGAAAGAGTTAACTCTGTTTATTAATCAGCAACCACCATTACATATTCGAGAGCTTTAA
- the dhaM gene encoding dihydroxyacetone kinase phosphoryl donor subunit DhaM codes for MIGLIIVSHSKLLADGVLQLAEQIQNKQHCQIITAAGVDDDTHPIGTDAVKVMEAIETLADATAIILLMDLGSALLSAETALDLIDAELAKKVHLCSAPLVEGAIAITASASTGASIDTILNEARQALYPKQQQLNEANDITEKETPAPSSFSEKAMMTEWLVQNPSGLHIRPAAKLATLLSGFKAKLELQNNEKRADAKSMNQIALLQVHQGDKIRLIAEGVDSQEAIDAFNQLAQQHFGDNISTSNANSLIGKAAYVPSVTGFAYHIPENSKLCTSSYQGSKHELETATQAIKRLQRQLNTLADSLAETYGKEIANIFHGHSVLLDDDDLIDSIKQKIEHESITAYDAISQVFSEISEQYQQLDDDYLQARFIDIDDLKNQLLMSISSASSSPLVLSEPTILLTHHLGPSELLHYNNANVVGIALAQGSPYSHTCIIATKMGIPILVNLGEKIDEIPENAKLTLSVATETLTIGAPISA; via the coding sequence ATGATTGGTCTCATTATTGTTTCTCATAGCAAATTGCTTGCTGATGGGGTGCTCCAACTCGCAGAACAGATACAGAATAAACAGCATTGTCAGATAATCACTGCGGCGGGTGTTGATGATGACACCCACCCTATTGGTACAGATGCAGTGAAAGTCATGGAGGCGATCGAAACCCTAGCAGATGCTACAGCGATTATTTTATTAATGGACTTAGGTAGCGCATTACTCAGTGCAGAAACTGCTCTCGACCTCATTGACGCTGAATTGGCAAAAAAAGTGCATTTGTGCAGTGCACCTTTAGTCGAAGGAGCCATTGCTATCACGGCCTCTGCATCTACTGGTGCGTCAATTGATACAATTTTAAATGAAGCACGCCAAGCGCTTTATCCAAAACAACAGCAATTGAATGAGGCTAACGACATAACAGAGAAAGAAACACCAGCGCCTAGCAGCTTCTCTGAAAAAGCCATGATGACGGAATGGTTGGTACAGAATCCTTCAGGACTTCATATTCGCCCTGCGGCTAAATTGGCAACATTACTTTCAGGTTTTAAAGCAAAACTGGAATTACAAAACAACGAAAAGCGTGCGGATGCTAAAAGCATGAACCAAATCGCGCTATTACAGGTTCATCAAGGGGATAAAATTAGGCTTATTGCAGAAGGAGTGGATAGCCAAGAAGCTATCGACGCATTTAATCAACTGGCACAACAACACTTTGGTGATAATATCAGCACATCAAATGCGAATTCACTGATAGGAAAAGCCGCTTATGTTCCTTCCGTAACCGGATTTGCCTATCATATCCCTGAAAATAGCAAACTTTGCACTTCCTCTTATCAAGGCAGTAAACATGAGCTAGAGACGGCAACTCAAGCCATTAAAAGACTACAAAGACAGTTAAATACCCTAGCTGATTCACTCGCTGAGACTTATGGAAAAGAGATTGCCAATATTTTTCATGGCCACAGTGTATTATTAGATGACGATGATCTTATCGATTCCATTAAGCAAAAAATAGAACATGAATCGATAACGGCCTATGATGCCATATCCCAAGTATTTAGTGAAATATCAGAACAGTACCAACAACTCGATGATGACTATTTGCAAGCGCGATTTATTGATATTGATGACTTAAAAAACCAGCTACTTATGTCAATATCGTCGGCATCCTCCTCCCCTTTGGTGCTTTCTGAGCCGACAATCCTTCTGACTCATCACTTAGGTCCTTCAGAATTACTGCACTATAACAACGCTAACGTGGTCGGAATTGCTCTCGCTCAGGGGTCCCCTTATTCACACACCTGTATTATTGCAACCAAAATGGGGATCCCCATTTTAGTCAATCTTGGTGAGAAAATTGATGAAATTCCCGAAAATGCAAAATTAACGCTATCCGTTGCAACAGAAACATTAACTATTGGGGCGCCTATTTCTGCATAA
- the purT gene encoding formate-dependent phosphoribosylglycinamide formyltransferase has translation MNQLGTALCPSATKVMLLGSGELGKEVAIECQRLGIEVIAVDRYDNAPAMHVAHRCYTINMLDSDAIRQLVAQEKPDFIVPEIEAIATKTLVELEQQGQKVVPSAHAVYLTMNREGIRKLAAEELGLPTSDYRFVETQTDFINAANEIGFPCIVKPVMSSSGKGQSVIRCEQELESAWHYSQEGGRTGQGRVIVEKMVHFDFEITMLTVSASDGIHFCAPVGHRQEKGDYRESWQPQHMSEKALQNAQEVAAKIVTALGGYGLFGVELFVCGDDIIFNEVSPRPHDTGMVTLISQNLSEFALHVRAFLGLPIGMIRQYGPSASAVILPELHSQNIVFSGLKQALGSDIQLRLFGKPEIAGTRRLGVALAIADSIDNALYMAKKAAQTVNVSG, from the coding sequence ATGAATCAATTAGGTACAGCACTTTGTCCTTCTGCAACAAAAGTTATGTTACTCGGTTCAGGTGAGCTAGGAAAAGAAGTGGCTATTGAATGTCAGCGTTTGGGCATTGAGGTTATTGCGGTCGATCGTTATGACAATGCGCCTGCAATGCACGTTGCTCATCGTTGCTATACCATTAACATGTTAGATAGCGATGCGATTCGCCAGCTGGTAGCGCAAGAAAAACCCGATTTTATTGTTCCAGAAATTGAAGCCATCGCGACAAAAACCCTTGTGGAATTAGAACAGCAAGGACAAAAAGTGGTGCCTTCTGCACATGCGGTTTATTTAACAATGAACCGTGAAGGCATACGTAAACTTGCAGCAGAAGAACTGGGTTTGCCCACTTCAGATTATCGGTTTGTTGAAACGCAAACTGATTTTATCAATGCTGCCAATGAGATAGGTTTTCCATGTATTGTGAAGCCAGTCATGAGCTCTTCAGGTAAAGGACAAAGTGTCATTCGTTGTGAACAAGAGCTTGAATCTGCATGGCACTACTCACAAGAGGGTGGGCGCACCGGTCAAGGACGTGTGATTGTTGAGAAAATGGTGCATTTTGATTTTGAAATCACCATGTTAACGGTCAGCGCAAGTGACGGTATTCATTTTTGTGCACCTGTTGGGCATCGCCAAGAAAAAGGTGATTATCGTGAATCATGGCAACCACAGCATATGAGCGAAAAAGCGTTGCAAAATGCGCAGGAGGTCGCTGCAAAGATTGTTACGGCATTAGGTGGATATGGTTTGTTTGGAGTCGAGTTATTTGTATGTGGTGACGATATCATTTTTAATGAAGTTTCTCCCCGACCACATGATACTGGAATGGTCACACTCATCTCACAAAATTTATCCGAGTTTGCTTTACATGTGCGTGCATTTTTAGGCTTACCTATTGGCATGATCCGCCAATATGGACCCAGTGCATCAGCGGTTATTTTGCCTGAATTACATAGTCAAAATATTGTTTTTTCAGGGCTTAAACAAGCGCTGGGTTCTGATATTCAATTGCGTCTATTTGGAAAACCTGAAATAGCAGGAACTCGCCGTTTAGGGGTTGCACTCGCAATAGCTGATTCGATTGATAATGCGCTCTATATGGCGAAAAAAGCGGCTCAAACGGTTAATGTGAGTGGTTAA
- a CDS encoding glycoside hydrolase family 32 protein, which translates to MKQRIHQASIALEIARQSLNRQFYPEYHLATYAGWLNDPNGLIYHDGLYHAFYQHHPYSADWGPMHWGHATSKDMIHWSHQPIALAPGDEYDRDGCFSGSAVSDEGKLYLFYTGHIWLSNAGDDSQIYQAQCLAISHDGIHFEKHGVVIPSPEGYMHFRDPKVWFQDSRWWMVVGARDSLDQGQILLFSTDDLLNWPEEYQILAKTDDKNVYMWECPDFFPLGEQFITLFSPQGKKPSGHQYRNRFQNGYLVGNWAPDQSYEITNHFAEIDFGHDFYAPQTFLAEDGRRIAIAWMDMWESHMPTKAHGWAGSFTVPRELTLNAQGKVLVNPIKELQSLRQQAVNLSACTLEKNSTLPIYHDAIACEIELIWDLQNSPAEKFGFWLGNGTQFFIDGQTQQLTLSRHYPEHIISDYRSAPLPQTRYLTIRAFIDRSSLEVFINEGEMCFTSRIYPQEGERALTLFTINQSAKLIKGTLWPLKSVAE; encoded by the coding sequence ATGAAACAGCGTATTCACCAAGCATCGATAGCACTTGAAATAGCGAGACAATCTCTCAACAGGCAGTTTTATCCTGAATATCATCTTGCAACCTACGCCGGCTGGCTGAATGATCCTAATGGGCTCATTTATCATGATGGGTTATATCATGCATTCTACCAGCATCATCCTTACAGCGCTGACTGGGGACCTATGCATTGGGGACATGCGACAAGTAAAGATATGATCCACTGGTCACATCAACCTATCGCGCTTGCTCCTGGTGATGAATATGATCGTGATGGATGCTTTTCAGGATCAGCCGTCAGTGATGAAGGCAAGTTATACTTATTTTATACTGGCCATATTTGGTTATCCAATGCAGGAGATGACAGCCAAATCTATCAAGCGCAATGTTTGGCCATAAGTCATGATGGTATTCATTTTGAAAAACACGGCGTCGTGATCCCTTCGCCTGAAGGTTACATGCATTTTCGAGACCCTAAAGTTTGGTTTCAGGATTCACGCTGGTGGATGGTTGTTGGCGCAAGAGATAGTCTCGATCAAGGACAAATTTTGCTCTTTAGCACCGATGACTTACTGAACTGGCCTGAAGAGTACCAAATACTGGCTAAAACAGACGATAAAAATGTTTATATGTGGGAATGCCCTGACTTTTTCCCGTTAGGCGAGCAATTCATCACACTATTTTCTCCTCAAGGAAAAAAACCATCTGGGCATCAATATCGAAATCGCTTTCAAAATGGTTATCTCGTCGGGAATTGGGCGCCCGATCAATCTTATGAAATAACCAATCATTTTGCTGAAATCGATTTTGGTCATGATTTTTATGCGCCACAAACTTTTTTAGCTGAAGATGGCCGCCGTATTGCTATCGCGTGGATGGATATGTGGGAGAGCCATATGCCAACAAAAGCGCACGGCTGGGCAGGCAGCTTTACTGTACCTAGAGAATTAACGTTAAACGCCCAAGGAAAGGTGCTGGTCAATCCGATCAAAGAGTTACAATCATTAAGACAACAAGCGGTTAACCTCTCCGCTTGTACACTGGAAAAAAATAGCACGCTGCCGATTTACCATGATGCTATCGCGTGTGAAATTGAATTAATTTGGGATTTACAAAACAGTCCCGCTGAAAAATTTGGTTTTTGGCTTGGTAACGGTACACAGTTTTTTATTGATGGACAGACACAGCAATTAACCTTATCCCGCCACTATCCTGAACATATCATCAGCGATTACCGTAGCGCCCCACTCCCACAAACTCGCTATCTCACCATACGTGCTTTTATTGATAGATCGAGCCTTGAAGTATTTATTAATGAAGGTGAAATGTGTTTTACCAGTCGAATTTATCCACAAGAAGGCGAGCGGGCTTTGACACTGTTTACAATTAACCAAAGTGCAAAGTTGATCAAAGGAACATTGTGGCCACTAAAAAGTGTCGCTGAATGA
- a CDS encoding helix-turn-helix domain-containing protein — protein MAMSVDFSSPVIFPEQEEIARTISSDVLIDIASLAIEKGLSPINDLVIDTALIEPYGEMLWSNRIWKNSFFIHNILATCDMQETPLSLFKHPIKWQGTFYYLAPILSENETLVAIIILASQTVNNTLLLALTQSIAREISEKIKCHLQMQDMTFDNCAATCVRGLNIHEIEKSAIIEAAKLCNGKIQQMYQVLNMGRTTLWRKLKQYDIDIKEYK, from the coding sequence ATGGCTATGTCTGTTGATTTTTCATCTCCAGTGATTTTTCCTGAACAGGAAGAGATAGCAAGAACTATTTCATCCGACGTGTTAATTGATATTGCGAGTCTTGCTATCGAAAAGGGTTTGTCACCTATCAACGATTTGGTAATAGATACTGCATTAATCGAACCTTATGGTGAGATGCTGTGGTCCAATCGTATTTGGAAGAACTCCTTTTTCATTCACAATATTTTAGCAACCTGTGACATGCAGGAAACCCCACTTAGCTTGTTTAAGCATCCAATCAAATGGCAGGGAACCTTTTATTATCTCGCGCCTATTCTTAGTGAAAATGAAACTCTCGTTGCCATCATTATTTTGGCATCTCAGACGGTAAATAACACCCTTCTTCTTGCGTTAACCCAATCGATCGCCCGTGAAATCAGTGAAAAAATTAAGTGTCACCTTCAGATGCAGGATATGACTTTTGATAATTGTGCCGCTACCTGCGTTAGAGGACTGAATATTCATGAAATTGAAAAATCAGCAATTATTGAGGCTGCTAAGCTATGTAACGGAAAAATTCAGCAAATGTACCAAGTGCTGAATATGGGAAGAACGACTCTCTGGCGTAAGTTGAAGCAGTATGATATCGACATCAAGGAATATAAGTAG
- the rimO gene encoding 30S ribosomal protein S12 methylthiotransferase RimO, translating to MSQNTNPVPKIGFVSLGCPKNLVDSERILTELRTDGYQVVPSYDDADLVIVNTCGFIDSAVQESLEAIGEALNENGKVIVTGCLGAKENQIREVHPKVLEITGPHSYEQVLNHVHHYVPKPEHDPFLSLVPEQGVKLTPKHYAYLKISEGCNHRCTFCIIPSMRGDLDSRAIGDVLNEAKRLVESGVKELLVISQDTSAYGVDVKHRMGFWDGKPVKTSMVGLCEQLASLGVWVRLHYVYPYPHVDDVIPLMAEGKVLPYLDIPLQHASPKILKLMKRPGAVERTLERIKRWREICPELTLRSTFIVGFPGETEDDFQMLLDFLQEARLDRVGCFKYSPVEGAKANELSDQVPEDVKEERYHRFMQLQQQISTERLQEKIGRRLPVMIDEVDDEGAIGRSMADAPEIDGMVYLNGEFGVKPGDVVNVLIEHADEYDLWGSIVNE from the coding sequence ATGTCGCAAAATACTAATCCGGTGCCAAAAATTGGCTTCGTTTCACTTGGCTGCCCGAAAAATCTTGTTGATTCTGAGCGCATCCTGACTGAACTACGTACGGATGGCTATCAAGTCGTACCAAGTTATGATGATGCTGATTTGGTTATTGTTAATACTTGCGGTTTTATTGATAGTGCGGTTCAAGAATCGCTTGAAGCGATTGGTGAAGCATTAAATGAAAACGGCAAAGTAATTGTGACTGGATGTCTTGGCGCTAAAGAAAATCAAATTCGCGAAGTTCATCCTAAAGTGCTGGAAATCACAGGTCCTCATAGCTATGAACAAGTTCTCAATCATGTTCATCACTATGTACCAAAGCCAGAACATGATCCTTTCCTAAGTTTAGTTCCTGAGCAAGGTGTTAAATTAACACCAAAACATTATGCCTACCTTAAAATTTCAGAAGGTTGTAATCACCGTTGTACATTCTGCATTATTCCATCAATGCGTGGTGACTTAGATAGTCGTGCTATCGGGGATGTATTAAATGAAGCAAAGCGCTTGGTTGAATCAGGGGTTAAAGAATTATTAGTGATCTCTCAAGATACTTCTGCTTATGGTGTTGATGTTAAGCATCGCATGGGGTTTTGGGATGGTAAACCGGTAAAAACCAGTATGGTTGGATTATGTGAACAGCTCGCATCACTTGGCGTGTGGGTACGTTTGCATTATGTCTACCCATACCCACATGTTGATGATGTCATTCCTTTAATGGCGGAAGGTAAAGTACTTCCTTATTTGGATATTCCATTACAGCACGCGAGTCCAAAGATTTTAAAGTTAATGAAGCGTCCTGGGGCAGTAGAAAGAACTCTCGAACGCATCAAGCGTTGGCGGGAAATCTGCCCTGAATTAACGTTACGTTCGACCTTTATTGTGGGCTTCCCCGGCGAAACGGAAGACGATTTCCAAATGTTGCTCGATTTCTTGCAAGAGGCTCGTCTTGATCGCGTAGGTTGCTTTAAATATAGTCCAGTTGAAGGGGCGAAAGCGAACGAACTTTCTGATCAAGTTCCTGAGGATGTTAAAGAAGAGCGTTATCATCGTTTTATGCAATTGCAGCAACAGATTTCAACCGAAAGATTACAAGAAAAAATAGGCCGCCGTTTACCAGTAATGATTGATGAAGTCGATGATGAAGGCGCGATTGGTCGTAGTATGGCTGATGCTCCTGAGATTGATGGTATGGTTTATTTGAATGGTGAATTCGGAGTGAAACCCGGTGATGTTGTTAACGTGTTGATTGAACACGCTGATGAGTATGACCTCTGGGGGTCGATCGTTAACGAATAA
- a CDS encoding response regulator transcription factor, whose product MNNTIHVIIENDNVIKNKLKLMMESFGFNFKFYNDETLFTSNYTYPQEEGAKECVLIFLNNENNHIGRLNNIDGSLGIIPFIVLSEKPSVELCRESFKSGAFDFFSFPFKDSDIVHAINNAMEHFVSEHAELNKYNKLTDKFDRLSNREKEIMDMILEGNTSKETAEKLALSPRTVEVHRSNIYTKLGIKSLPQLIQEYEYINTYSRNL is encoded by the coding sequence ATGAATAACACCATTCACGTAATCATAGAAAATGATAATGTCATTAAGAATAAACTGAAACTAATGATGGAATCTTTTGGTTTTAATTTTAAGTTCTATAATGACGAAACGTTATTTACAAGTAATTATACGTACCCTCAAGAAGAAGGAGCTAAAGAGTGTGTATTAATATTCTTAAACAATGAAAATAACCATATTGGCAGATTGAATAATATCGACGGCTCACTCGGTATTATCCCATTTATCGTCCTCTCCGAAAAACCATCCGTAGAACTTTGCCGTGAAAGTTTTAAATCTGGTGCCTTTGATTTCTTTTCATTCCCATTTAAAGATTCTGATATCGTCCATGCGATAAACAATGCGATGGAACACTTTGTTAGTGAACATGCAGAACTCAATAAATACAACAAATTAACCGATAAATTTGATCGGCTTTCCAATCGAGAAAAAGAGATCATGGACATGATCCTTGAAGGCAATACAAGCAAGGAAACCGCTGAAAAATTAGCCCTTTCCCCTAGAACCGTTGAAGTACACCGATCAAATATTTATACAAAACTCGGTATAAAATCGTTACCGCAATTAATACAAGAATATGAGTATATAAATACATACTCTAGGAATTTATGA
- the rarD gene encoding EamA family transporter RarD: protein MLLRSGVVLAIFSYILWGITPLFYRLLPGAEPLELLAQRVIWSIPFLLLIRLMIKNKTAWQQVWADKRSIILCLFSSAIMAISWGAFTYALTHGQVLAASLGYFINPLFSILLGVVFLHERLVVAEKMAVLLIFSGVCFQILQYGELPLLALVMGSAFAVYGLIRKFIRFDVITSLFIEAIWLLPVAGGITWWLSVNESSAVAAGDWQIKLLYMLAAPVTIIPLLFFTAAIKRTTLTVIGLAQYIEPTIQFLLAVFLFNELFDWVKGVSFSLIWLGLLCCIIALLHKRYNEYHKRVPYVTGRDKTPKL, encoded by the coding sequence ATGCTACTAAGATCAGGGGTAGTATTAGCTATCTTTTCTTATATTCTTTGGGGGATCACGCCACTTTTTTACCGTTTATTACCCGGAGCAGAACCTTTAGAGTTATTGGCTCAACGTGTAATTTGGTCGATCCCTTTTTTATTACTGATCCGTCTGATGATTAAAAATAAAACGGCTTGGCAACAAGTATGGGCGGATAAACGTTCGATAATTTTGTGCCTATTTAGTTCGGCGATTATGGCGATATCATGGGGCGCATTCACCTATGCTTTAACCCATGGGCAAGTGCTAGCCGCGAGTCTTGGTTATTTTATTAATCCTTTATTTTCCATTTTACTCGGCGTTGTTTTTTTACACGAAAGGCTTGTTGTCGCGGAAAAGATGGCGGTATTACTCATTTTTTCGGGCGTTTGCTTTCAAATTTTGCAGTATGGTGAATTACCTTTACTTGCATTGGTGATGGGCAGTGCTTTTGCGGTTTATGGTTTGATCCGTAAATTCATTCGTTTCGATGTTATTACTTCACTATTTATTGAAGCTATTTGGTTACTGCCTGTTGCTGGTGGGATCACGTGGTGGCTCTCTGTTAATGAGAGTAGTGCTGTAGCCGCAGGGGATTGGCAAATTAAACTACTCTATATGCTCGCCGCTCCTGTCACGATTATTCCATTACTGTTTTTTACCGCCGCAATTAAGCGCACGACATTGACGGTAATCGGACTGGCACAATATATTGAACCGACAATTCAATTTTTACTGGCGGTATTCTTATTTAATGAGCTATTTGATTGGGTAAAAGGAGTCAGTTTCTCATTAATTTGGTTGGGGTTACTCTGCTGCATTATTGCTTTATTGCATAAGCGTTACAACGAATACCATAAACGGGTTCCTTACGTTACTGGGCGCGATAAAACACCAAAACTGTAA